From the genome of Nicotiana sylvestris chromosome 2, ASM39365v2, whole genome shotgun sequence, one region includes:
- the LOC138885775 gene encoding uncharacterized protein: protein MNGAVEAGNKNIKKILRKMVENHKQWHNKLPFALLEYHTTVCTSTGATPYMLVYGTEAVIPVAVEVPSLRIIQEAEVSDAEWIKSRYEKLAIIDGKRMNAVCHGQLY from the coding sequence atgaatggagctgtagaagctggcaacaaaaacatcaagaagatactaaggaagatggtagaaaaccataAACAATGGCATAATAagctaccctttgctttgttggaaTACCACACTACGgtttgcacatcaaccggggcaactccctacatgctagtttatggtaccgaagctgtcatcccaGTCGCGGTTGAGGtcccttctttaaggatcatacaggaagctgaagtcagcgatgcagaatggataaagaGCCGCTATGAGAAATTGGCcattatagatggaaaaagaatgaacgcagtatgtcacggtcagctttattaG